One genomic segment of Clavelina lepadiformis chromosome 3, kaClaLepa1.1, whole genome shotgun sequence includes these proteins:
- the LOC143449828 gene encoding E3 ubiquitin-protein ligase RMND5A-like gives MEGCISTEKDVDKLLAKFESYKKSSGQNLDQIHEQISKIRQDVAQCDTEMSLATSHQSLTVQLGKKLKTTSQKLSGQHKDLHSSVSRIGKTIDRNFDSDCGSMNMHEMLIDETHHRHLNTAICEHFYRQGSLEVAESLAHEASLEINTNFRQPFIEMNEILQSLRKKCIDPALDWALRNKERLQHEKSNLEFKLHRLKFIELLKQGPSSQCEALQYAKNFQKFSPEHSSEIQQLMGCFLYLKQGLAGSPYASILSDTVWDDIDSTFSQEACKLMGMSIDSPLMVSFSSGCQALPALIAIKSVIEQRQISGLLSSNDELPIDIDALEGSQQYHSVFACPILRQQTTLKNPPLRLVCGHVISRDALNKLVSGSKVKCPYCPVEQSPNDAREVHF, from the coding sequence ATGGAAGGCTGCATTAGTACAGAAAAAGATGTAGACAAATTATTGGCAAAGTTTGAGTCATACAAGAAATCAAGTGGTCAAAATTTGGATCAAATACAtgaacaaatttcaaaaattaggcAAGACGTTGCCCAATGTGATACTGAAATGTCATTGGCAACTTCTCATCAATCTTTAACAGTTcaacttggcaaaaaattgaaaacaacaagTCAAAAACTCTCCGGTCAACACAAAGACTTGCACAGCAGTGTTTCAAGAATTGGGAAGACAATTGACAGAAACTTTGATTCAGATTGCGGATCAATGAACATGCATGAAATGTTGATTGATGAGACTCACCATAGACATTTAAATACTGCCATCTGTGAACATTTTTATCGCCAAGGGTCTCTGGAAGTTGCCGAGAGCCTAGCTCATGAAGCATCACttgaaataaacacaaattttcGTCAACCATTCATTGAAATGAATGAGATACTTCAAAGCTTGCGTAAAAAATGCATCGACCCGGCGTTGGATTGGGCGTTGAGAAATAAAGAGCGTTTGCAACATGAAAAGAGTAATCTTGAGTTTAAACTTCATCGTCTTAAGTTTATTGAACTTCTTAAACAAGGTCCTTCAAGTCAATGTGAAGCTCTTCAATATGCCAAGAACTTTCAGAAATTTTCACCAGAGCACAGCAGTGAAATACAACAATTAATGGGCTGTTTCCTTTACCTCAAACAGGGTCTCGCAGGCTCTCCCTATGCTTCTATATTATCAGACACTGTGTGGGATGACATAGATAGTACCTTTTCTCAGGAAGCTTGCAAATTAATGGGAATGTCAATTGACAGCCCTTTGATGGTGAGTTTTTCGTCAGGCTGCCAAGCATTACCAGCACTGATCGCTATTAAGTCAGTCATCGAACAGAGGCAGATTTCTGGACTACTCTCTAGTAATGATGAGCTACCAATTGATATTGATGCCTTAGAAGGTTCTCAGCAGTATCATTCTGTATTTGCTTGTCCAATATTAAGGCAGCAAACGACTTTAAAGAACCCTCCATTACGTCTGGTATGTGGTCATGTTATATCAAGAGATGCTTTGAATAAACTTGTGTCAGGGTCAAAAGTAAAATGCCCATATTGTCCAGTTGAGCAATCTCCGAATGATGCTAGAGAAGTCCATTTCTAA